A section of the Bradyrhizobium oligotrophicum S58 genome encodes:
- a CDS encoding NACHT domain-containing protein, with protein MPKSAKKKPTQKKPAKKQPARSKRVGIDAIGASKDGHQFHEAWLARRSLELIFSRDGLCGITVEGLSKDIEDGAPTEAIEIADATFFYGEQPTFAKATRIDVTQFKYSVARDQAPMRFSDAKKTIKKFATADAGFTRKHGAAPTRAKFLYTLFTNRPISDDLADALAAARSGSKPRSKGAKEQHKQLCGAIPFKGKSLSEFLKRLELVGGSVNLATVEGGTAKIIADWSASTDLMARARIGDLRKLVRDKNGAEGQRNKLIVKVDVLAALLLDHEDDLLPTPDAFPAVGEVVERVQLTGFLAAVGSHGRWLVHAEGGIGKTVFVQSLAAQLGLTDEVVLFDCFGGGAYRSTIDERHRPERGLMHIVNELACRGLCDPILPRSSEPSEVIRRAITRFTQALAALRRTRPAARLIIIMDAADNAADEAKKRSQPSFPKELLESLTHHPPIDGLIVIATARPERRELAIGTAECTPFAIEPFTSEETTTFVLARRPKATPAQISALRSRSDGNPRVLASLIEPDRPLAGENESTEKVLLDSLIEDRIERAIKLADTKGAKSGAIDSFLCALAVLPPPVPVDEMALAFGLLKEEASSLAADLAPLLERTKHGLIFRDEPTETLVKSKYASKLNLMETVVSRLTDAQDTSVYAARALPMLLSAMDRVDDLRKLAFDTRFPPELDSEVPKRAIRLVRVKMALGAAAKVRDFDATTDLLVELSALALVNQRGDRYLANNPDLVVGLADPESLRRLFEMKLGWVGERHSRLAIAYTLDRDLGAAYGHAVRAEEWIRWSYNQDDGTMRTHRADESEHVAIPFYLTVDGRQEVAARYVGQFDTDFGYKLAGRLFSLLGMADTLGKYPEWPATLERFVRSKEAPPALLSAVLSYVGSDAEATLVLRQLAARQEKPTDPQAYVPREDDSFRASLLRCALRACALGLGPEAKAILEQASPRRYDFWGLSDPWPTNYVLPWTLAAAVQATLDERDLTLFDCLPAQLWRVVEDLDVPKDVEAQDKLLFEALKVDPPYEGREPKREGAAPSKSQLSSSDRHRVSDRVKDRVLPVLRLGHRVVCLLKARTPVDKKAATIAFFASWREAQDAVKASAWSRQEQQRFLDELHSTCALHLLPSIAVLDQSTAALLEQCVEQAGSIYAHVRIRFVELLSANPECHAFAGRAATAALKVIGLEDEVQQRAGLFARLARALLPANKVEAGFLFKRGLTQLDAIGSGDHDFMNELLGFAASVQDGPINPAAALRLAKICELNNYDSHKFPWPLAGKAFSRIWGTKYLAQIARWHDRDKVDLELTLPAALSFLLRDRVLPPADCVLLLGLTEPVGMWDWGWRDLFDSLLTTTTDVALFNEVLNQLEHAFPTGSYGRYLREIREVLQKHPEVSSALSPRLNMLEAEEKARRQVDRTSRSTPLDAEHVAESVRRQQKGQAEIEAAIAATDPLDVAALEALVETLEKQERALDAKVVAFKALWPRIAYADREKHIEAIALARNLELFSKNELLKVTKEAWQADSPSALASIDSLAKRLVSAHAEQLMSADWGFNWELSKLAELTRASRTDLAIDLVTEAITRDLEAAATTWLNLASLTAAAADPAVPKAALERLLDDAAGRLADEVGDGVWRNELDPGDDQEEVVAGLIWFCLGSPEALSRWRAAHVVRACARNGRWPLIAKLFSKLGTAGAGAFQDQEIPFMALHAKFWFLLAIARIALDSPKDVAVFVDPLEAIALNDSFPHVGLRQVAATILKTCLGNSADSEAKAILKRIASVHVSKYPKPEKTQHVPGKLWHRPEDMSKPEPHFHFDYDFEKYKVAGLGRLFGLPQWQTGDRCISWIRRLSPTATSMYDYAGRRKPHDDYREGTKDQFHSYGMYLAWHALALTAGELFLERPVARVESYEDSWDDFLSNYRVTRRDGLWLSDGTDRYPARARDELILAADKERSPTDDEDMLLKLAGIYDERRLRADFIASGSWSSPDHIRVEISTALVPADKADRAAVAVGTSPEFHMYLPTAQAYENEDGDEDDNCRHRDSAPCIEWISRREAYAKLDEYDLFGSRASIQRDRLTMAFNKEYGLVSNDPWWATWRDPGDEIVYTAEAWGVHRGEGKGARAEEGDAVTCRTGFLLEVLKRTGCDLLMLIKLELFIERSRYSEDEGESKFVHSWVTAIIDQKGMVTLIKPTDSDREIVDSLPHEAKYSLSKRFAALAKRTDHW; from the coding sequence TTGCCAAAATCCGCAAAAAAGAAACCTACGCAGAAGAAGCCCGCCAAAAAGCAGCCGGCACGCTCGAAGCGAGTTGGCATTGATGCCATTGGCGCGTCAAAGGACGGTCATCAATTTCATGAAGCGTGGCTAGCAAGACGGTCCCTTGAACTCATTTTTTCGCGCGATGGGCTCTGCGGCATCACAGTTGAGGGCCTGTCGAAGGACATTGAAGATGGCGCACCGACCGAAGCGATAGAGATCGCCGACGCCACATTCTTCTATGGCGAGCAGCCCACATTCGCAAAAGCGACCCGCATCGATGTTACCCAATTCAAGTATTCGGTCGCGCGCGACCAGGCCCCTATGCGGTTTTCAGACGCGAAGAAGACCATAAAGAAGTTTGCAACCGCTGACGCAGGCTTCACGAGGAAGCACGGCGCCGCGCCTACACGCGCGAAGTTCCTCTATACGCTCTTCACCAACCGCCCAATCTCGGATGACCTTGCCGACGCGCTCGCAGCGGCCCGGTCCGGCAGCAAACCTCGGAGTAAGGGCGCGAAGGAACAGCACAAGCAGCTTTGTGGCGCGATCCCCTTCAAGGGCAAGTCACTGAGCGAGTTTCTGAAACGCCTTGAACTAGTGGGTGGCTCAGTCAATCTAGCCACGGTTGAAGGTGGCACAGCTAAGATCATCGCGGATTGGTCTGCGTCTACCGATCTCATGGCCCGAGCCCGCATCGGTGACCTGCGCAAACTTGTGCGCGACAAGAACGGTGCTGAAGGTCAGAGGAACAAGCTCATTGTAAAGGTCGATGTCCTCGCCGCGTTACTGCTCGATCACGAGGATGATCTCCTACCCACACCCGACGCATTTCCGGCGGTGGGCGAGGTCGTTGAACGCGTTCAGCTCACGGGCTTCCTTGCCGCAGTGGGATCACACGGACGGTGGCTCGTTCATGCAGAAGGCGGTATTGGAAAAACCGTATTTGTCCAGAGCTTAGCCGCGCAACTCGGATTAACCGACGAAGTCGTACTGTTTGATTGCTTCGGCGGCGGCGCTTATCGATCCACCATCGACGAACGCCACAGACCCGAGCGCGGCTTGATGCACATTGTAAACGAGTTGGCATGCCGCGGCTTGTGCGACCCAATCCTGCCTCGGTCGTCAGAGCCGAGCGAAGTGATCCGTCGCGCGATCACACGGTTTACTCAAGCCTTGGCGGCCTTGCGCAGGACTAGGCCAGCCGCACGTCTCATCATCATTATGGATGCCGCCGACAATGCTGCTGACGAAGCGAAGAAGCGAAGCCAACCCTCGTTCCCGAAAGAATTACTGGAAAGCCTGACACATCATCCCCCTATCGATGGGCTTATTGTAATCGCAACGGCGCGGCCCGAGCGGCGGGAACTGGCAATAGGGACAGCCGAATGCACTCCTTTTGCGATAGAGCCATTTACCTCCGAAGAGACCACCACCTTCGTTTTAGCACGGCGCCCCAAGGCAACGCCCGCCCAGATTTCCGCGCTTCGCAGCCGCTCTGACGGTAATCCGCGGGTTCTCGCTAGCTTGATCGAACCGGATCGTCCGTTAGCCGGTGAAAACGAGTCCACAGAGAAGGTGCTTCTCGATTCTCTGATCGAGGATAGGATCGAGCGCGCGATCAAGCTTGCCGATACCAAAGGGGCTAAATCAGGTGCAATCGACAGCTTCCTTTGCGCACTGGCGGTTCTCCCGCCCCCCGTTCCCGTTGACGAAATGGCCCTGGCATTCGGGCTTCTGAAGGAGGAGGCGTCGAGCCTCGCCGCCGACTTGGCACCGCTGCTTGAGCGTACCAAGCACGGCTTGATCTTTCGTGACGAACCGACCGAGACACTAGTCAAAAGCAAGTACGCATCTAAGCTCAACCTGATGGAGACCGTGGTCTCTCGATTGACCGATGCGCAAGACACATCGGTCTACGCGGCACGCGCTCTTCCAATGCTGCTCTCAGCGATGGATCGCGTCGATGATTTGCGAAAGCTGGCGTTCGATACACGCTTTCCGCCAGAACTCGATAGTGAGGTGCCGAAACGCGCGATCCGCCTGGTGCGCGTTAAAATGGCGCTTGGAGCGGCCGCCAAGGTAAGAGATTTCGACGCAACAACAGATCTCTTGGTCGAATTATCGGCACTGGCGCTCGTCAACCAGCGCGGCGATCGGTACCTTGCAAATAATCCTGATCTCGTTGTTGGGCTCGCCGATCCTGAATCCCTTCGTCGCCTGTTCGAGATGAAGCTCGGTTGGGTTGGTGAGCGTCACTCGCGGCTTGCGATTGCATACACGCTGGATCGCGATCTTGGCGCCGCCTACGGTCATGCGGTACGCGCTGAAGAGTGGATACGATGGTCCTACAATCAAGACGACGGAACGATGCGCACGCATCGGGCGGATGAGAGCGAGCATGTCGCGATCCCCTTCTATTTGACCGTCGATGGTCGACAGGAAGTGGCCGCACGGTATGTCGGGCAGTTCGACACCGATTTCGGCTACAAGCTGGCTGGCAGGTTGTTCTCGCTTCTCGGCATGGCCGATACCCTTGGTAAATATCCTGAATGGCCCGCCACCCTCGAACGCTTTGTCCGAAGTAAAGAGGCGCCACCAGCGCTACTTTCAGCCGTCCTCAGTTACGTTGGCAGTGATGCCGAAGCCACGCTCGTGTTGCGGCAACTTGCGGCACGGCAAGAGAAGCCGACCGATCCCCAGGCTTATGTTCCTCGCGAAGATGATTCGTTTCGCGCATCCTTATTGCGTTGCGCCCTGCGCGCCTGTGCTCTCGGCTTAGGTCCAGAAGCAAAGGCAATTCTCGAGCAGGCGTCGCCACGGCGCTACGATTTTTGGGGATTGTCGGACCCATGGCCGACGAATTACGTCTTGCCATGGACTCTTGCCGCTGCCGTTCAGGCGACGTTAGATGAACGCGACCTCACGCTATTTGATTGCCTACCCGCACAGCTCTGGCGCGTCGTTGAGGACCTTGATGTTCCGAAGGACGTTGAGGCCCAAGATAAGCTTCTTTTCGAGGCTCTGAAAGTCGATCCGCCCTACGAAGGCCGTGAACCCAAGCGCGAAGGTGCTGCGCCAAGCAAATCGCAGCTATCGTCATCAGACAGGCATCGTGTTTCTGACAGGGTTAAAGACCGTGTGCTGCCGGTGTTGCGTCTTGGTCACCGCGTCGTCTGCTTGCTGAAGGCAAGAACGCCTGTCGACAAGAAGGCCGCGACAATTGCTTTCTTTGCATCCTGGCGAGAGGCACAGGACGCCGTGAAAGCGAGTGCTTGGTCCCGACAGGAGCAACAGCGTTTTCTTGACGAACTCCATAGTACCTGCGCGCTGCACCTTCTCCCGTCTATCGCCGTGCTCGATCAGTCGACGGCCGCGTTGCTAGAGCAATGCGTGGAGCAAGCTGGATCTATATACGCGCACGTGCGGATCCGCTTTGTCGAACTACTATCCGCCAATCCGGAATGTCACGCATTCGCTGGACGCGCAGCGACCGCTGCGCTGAAGGTCATTGGCCTCGAAGATGAAGTGCAGCAGCGCGCTGGCTTGTTCGCGCGCCTCGCCCGGGCGCTCTTACCGGCGAACAAGGTCGAGGCGGGCTTTCTATTCAAGCGTGGCTTAACGCAACTTGATGCTATCGGGTCCGGCGACCATGACTTTATGAACGAGCTTCTTGGTTTCGCTGCGTCTGTACAGGATGGGCCAATTAATCCAGCGGCAGCTTTGCGTCTCGCTAAGATTTGCGAGTTGAACAACTACGATTCACACAAATTTCCGTGGCCTCTTGCCGGTAAGGCCTTCTCACGCATCTGGGGCACAAAATACCTTGCTCAGATCGCACGCTGGCATGATCGCGACAAGGTCGATCTTGAACTTACGTTGCCAGCAGCGCTCTCGTTTCTCCTGCGCGATCGAGTGCTTCCGCCTGCAGATTGCGTCCTGTTGTTAGGCCTGACTGAGCCTGTCGGGATGTGGGATTGGGGCTGGCGTGACCTGTTCGATTCGCTACTCACGACCACGACGGACGTTGCACTCTTTAACGAGGTGCTCAACCAACTGGAGCACGCCTTTCCAACCGGCTCCTATGGCCGCTATTTGAGGGAAATCCGCGAGGTCCTGCAAAAGCATCCGGAGGTGTCTTCAGCGCTTAGTCCTCGCCTCAATATGCTCGAAGCTGAGGAAAAGGCGCGGCGACAGGTAGATCGAACCTCGCGTTCGACCCCACTCGACGCCGAACACGTGGCTGAATCAGTTCGCCGCCAGCAGAAGGGCCAAGCCGAGATCGAGGCGGCAATCGCCGCGACCGACCCCCTCGACGTGGCAGCGCTTGAAGCACTGGTCGAGACGCTTGAAAAGCAGGAACGTGCGCTCGATGCGAAAGTCGTTGCATTCAAGGCACTTTGGCCGCGTATTGCCTATGCTGACCGCGAGAAGCACATCGAGGCAATCGCGCTAGCACGAAATCTCGAACTGTTTTCGAAGAATGAGCTATTGAAGGTTACAAAAGAGGCGTGGCAAGCGGATTCTCCGAGCGCTCTTGCCTCAATCGATAGCCTCGCCAAACGCCTCGTAAGCGCCCACGCGGAACAACTGATGTCCGCCGATTGGGGATTTAACTGGGAATTGAGCAAGCTCGCGGAACTTACCCGAGCCAGCCGAACCGATCTTGCAATCGATCTCGTCACCGAGGCCATCACGCGCGACCTTGAAGCCGCAGCGACGACGTGGCTGAATCTAGCTAGTCTTACTGCCGCTGCGGCTGATCCAGCGGTTCCAAAAGCGGCACTTGAACGACTGCTCGATGACGCAGCGGGACGTCTCGCCGACGAAGTCGGCGATGGGGTCTGGCGAAACGAGCTTGATCCCGGTGATGATCAGGAGGAGGTTGTCGCGGGGCTGATCTGGTTTTGCCTCGGGTCTCCTGAAGCGCTGTCACGATGGCGAGCGGCTCACGTCGTTCGCGCTTGCGCCCGCAACGGTCGCTGGCCGCTTATCGCGAAACTCTTTAGCAAACTGGGCACCGCCGGCGCGGGTGCATTTCAAGATCAGGAAATACCGTTCATGGCGCTGCACGCCAAGTTCTGGTTCCTACTGGCGATCGCCCGTATCGCGCTCGATTCTCCGAAAGATGTCGCAGTGTTTGTGGATCCGCTCGAAGCGATTGCGCTGAATGACTCATTCCCGCATGTGGGTCTTCGCCAGGTCGCGGCAACGATTTTGAAAACGTGTCTTGGAAATAGCGCAGACAGCGAAGCCAAAGCGATCTTGAAGCGGATTGCGTCGGTCCATGTATCCAAATACCCCAAACCGGAAAAGACGCAGCACGTACCGGGCAAACTCTGGCATCGCCCTGAAGATATGTCCAAGCCCGAGCCGCATTTTCATTTTGACTACGACTTCGAGAAATACAAAGTGGCGGGCTTAGGGCGCCTATTCGGGCTGCCTCAGTGGCAAACGGGAGACCGCTGCATAAGCTGGATTAGGAGGTTATCCCCGACGGCAACGTCCATGTACGACTACGCAGGCAGGCGGAAGCCGCACGATGATTATCGCGAGGGGACGAAGGACCAGTTCCATAGCTACGGTATGTATCTCGCGTGGCATGCTTTAGCGCTCACTGCTGGTGAACTGTTTCTTGAGCGGCCAGTTGCTCGAGTCGAGAGCTATGAAGATTCGTGGGACGATTTCCTTTCCAACTACCGTGTTACGCGACGCGATGGACTATGGCTTTCTGACGGTACCGATCGCTACCCAGCACGGGCGAGAGACGAACTTATTTTGGCGGCGGATAAAGAGAGGAGCCCGACCGACGATGAAGATATGCTCCTGAAACTTGCCGGAATTTACGACGAACGTAGGCTCCGCGCTGATTTCATCGCTTCTGGAAGCTGGAGTTCTCCAGACCACATTCGCGTTGAAATATCGACTGCGCTTGTTCCCGCCGATAAGGCCGATCGTGCCGCTGTGGCAGTCGGCACTTCTCCTGAATTTCACATGTACCTGCCGACGGCCCAGGCCTACGAAAATGAAGACGGGGACGAAGATGATAACTGTCGTCATCGTGATAGTGCCCCCTGCATTGAATGGATCAGTAGGCGCGAGGCTTATGCCAAGTTGGACGAGTACGACCTCTTTGGATCGCGCGCGTCTATTCAGCGCGACCGCCTCACTATGGCGTTCAATAAGGAATATGGCTTGGTGAGTAATGATCCCTGGTGGGCCACTTGGCGCGATCCGGGCGATGAGATTGTGTACACAGCCGAAGCGTGGGGCGTGCATCGAGGCGAAGGAAAGGGCGCTAGAGCCGAAGAAGGTGACGCGGTTACTTGCCGCACGGGATTCCTGCTGGAGGTACTCAAGAGAACCGGCTGCGATCTCCTTATGCTGATCAAGCTCGAATTGTTCATCGAGAGAAGCCGCTATTCGGAGGACGAAGGAGAGAGCAAGTTCGTCCACAGTTGGGTGACCGCAATTATCGACCAGAAAGGCATGGTAACGCTTATCAAGCCAACAGATTCCGATCGGGAAATCGTGGACAGTCTTCCTCACGAAGCTAAATATTCGCTCAGCAAGCGTTTCGCTGCGCTAGCTAAGCGCACGGATCATTGGTGA
- a CDS encoding recombinase family protein, with product MTYMGGHRDDGMARLMLVVSGGVAEFERELISGRSRTSAIAGFRCHQRTPRPNVPRQAL from the coding sequence ATGACCTATATGGGCGGACACCGCGATGACGGCATGGCCCGACTGATGTTGGTCGTGTCCGGCGGCGTCGCGGAGTTTGAACGGGAATTGATAAGCGGCCGCAGCCGCACCAGCGCCATCGCAGGCTTCCGCTGTCACCAACGTACGCCGCGGCCGAACGTGCCGAGACAGGCGTTGTGA
- a CDS encoding lysozyme inhibitor LprI family protein, translated as MPKVDFGGQLASHGDLNEGPQICIMRLRQLKLIVQDYDKGELWPLALVNVATCLEWFARSLVKHLIDYSAERINPNARLLKDLKINYGLILQAHVNHFSIGDIVAMSRNFSSFDEIEDTLNDLTKEAAPSILARVQKSWTELMTDAFRRGALSRRTIEKQLNALFKKRNELVHGSPRHLAYDDQLNALVSERELVLFILCSIEYMRHVVSTLARFIPELSARTTRDNNVNQRSRLQNSEEAIKKLEQAIEARLATDPTYLTHFRRAQHAWRTWRNREADFQTTVVWGPAGSGRPAIFMGFETSMSMDRLRSLEGYLRELG; from the coding sequence GTGCCGAAGGTGGATTTTGGCGGGCAACTGGCTTCCCACGGCGACCTTAATGAAGGTCCTCAAATCTGCATCATGAGGCTTCGGCAGCTTAAGCTCATCGTGCAAGACTACGACAAAGGCGAACTTTGGCCGCTTGCGCTGGTAAACGTTGCAACCTGCTTGGAATGGTTTGCACGGTCGCTAGTAAAGCACTTGATCGACTATTCTGCGGAACGCATAAATCCGAACGCTCGGCTACTGAAAGACCTCAAGATCAACTACGGCCTAATTCTCCAGGCGCACGTCAATCATTTCTCGATTGGTGATATCGTCGCGATGAGCAGAAATTTTTCCTCCTTCGACGAAATCGAAGATACGTTGAACGACCTTACCAAAGAAGCTGCGCCATCAATACTAGCACGTGTCCAAAAATCCTGGACCGAACTGATGACGGATGCGTTCCGCAGGGGAGCGCTGTCGCGACGCACGATTGAAAAGCAGCTAAACGCGCTGTTCAAGAAGCGGAACGAACTGGTCCATGGTTCGCCGCGGCACTTGGCTTACGATGATCAACTCAATGCTCTGGTTTCGGAACGAGAATTGGTGCTGTTTATTCTCTGCTCAATTGAATACATGAGGCATGTGGTTTCTACGCTTGCGCGTTTCATTCCCGAACTAAGCGCCCGGACAACGCGCGACAATAACGTCAATCAACGTAGTCGGCTCCAAAATAGCGAAGAAGCGATCAAGAAACTGGAGCAAGCAATTGAGGCCCGTCTTGCAACAGATCCCACCTACCTAACTCACTTTCGAAGAGCGCAACACGCTTGGCGCACATGGCGAAACCGAGAAGCTGATTTTCAAACGACCGTCGTATGGGGGCCGGCCGGGAGTGGCCGCCCTGCAATATTCATGGGCTTCGAAACGAGCATGAGTATGGATAGGTTGCGAAGCTTGGAGGGCTATCTTCGTGAACTGGGCTAG
- a CDS encoding SIR2 family protein: MASLDRGLRRDLIGGYIDNAKINWAHLALAQLIDHDFIDRVLTTNFDPLVSRACSLINSFPAVYDFAASHLFNPDQVSEKSIFHLHGQRDGFVLLNTREEMNKHRRYVKPVFEDAHKGRIWIVVGYSGDNDPVFDLLANVRTFEYGLYWVGHGKTPPAHVSKRLLTPRHGTHFLGDWDADDFFVTLAQRLGCFPPRFVTQPFSHLKSMFQMLKDYKAPRNNLDDEPGLRESRFDVAAVIRPQLDALIAGQEQVLSAEYYFLAGEHERVAALFRGRSLKRLTEREREIYGWSQMILGDRAHSTAKIDDDRDAYRKAAEHFAIATKIQATEADALYNWGNVLFDLSMAVRDGAMEVMTRAAEALLNRAVAKYRAALAIDPQFSDAHNNLANALADLARAEYPRSDNGILREAFYHYEAALRHTQTPDIVHNNFAKALHDLARITDDLVLFKKSMVHFQAAGAANPNYFSVYLSWGHALADLARSTGAPKSYKAAFEKYRRAAEIEPTDTAAHHSWYYTILEFAKKLKGKEKAAYLKQAAAVSAEQKRRRRNLERRILRSEGAK; encoded by the coding sequence ATGGCCAGTCTCGACCGGGGGCTCCGCCGCGACCTTATTGGCGGATACATCGATAATGCGAAAATCAATTGGGCCCACCTCGCGCTCGCTCAACTTATTGATCACGACTTTATCGATCGGGTACTTACCACCAATTTTGATCCTCTCGTTTCCAGGGCCTGCTCACTTATAAACTCATTCCCGGCAGTTTATGACTTCGCCGCATCGCATCTTTTCAATCCTGATCAGGTGAGTGAAAAATCGATATTCCATCTCCATGGCCAGCGTGATGGCTTTGTGCTTCTCAACACACGTGAGGAGATGAACAAACATCGACGCTATGTGAAACCTGTTTTCGAGGATGCGCACAAAGGCCGGATCTGGATTGTGGTCGGTTATAGTGGCGATAACGATCCTGTTTTTGATCTTCTGGCCAATGTCCGGACGTTTGAGTATGGGCTCTATTGGGTAGGCCATGGAAAGACGCCACCCGCCCATGTCTCCAAACGGCTCCTCACCCCCCGACACGGCACGCACTTCTTGGGTGATTGGGATGCCGATGATTTCTTCGTTACGCTCGCTCAAAGGCTCGGATGCTTTCCCCCGCGTTTCGTAACGCAGCCGTTTTCGCATCTAAAATCTATGTTTCAGATGCTGAAGGACTACAAAGCCCCGAGAAACAATCTGGACGACGAGCCTGGGCTCCGCGAAAGCCGGTTTGACGTCGCCGCCGTCATTCGGCCCCAGCTCGACGCCCTGATCGCCGGCCAAGAGCAGGTCCTATCTGCCGAATACTATTTCCTCGCAGGCGAGCATGAGCGTGTTGCCGCGTTGTTCAGGGGCCGGTCGCTGAAGAGGCTAACCGAGCGGGAACGGGAGATTTACGGCTGGTCCCAAATGATTTTGGGCGATCGCGCGCACTCAACGGCGAAAATCGACGATGATCGTGACGCTTATCGGAAAGCCGCTGAGCATTTCGCCATCGCTACGAAAATTCAGGCCACCGAAGCTGATGCCCTCTACAATTGGGGCAATGTCCTATTCGACCTGTCCATGGCAGTCCGGGATGGCGCAATGGAAGTGATGACTAGGGCGGCGGAAGCGCTGCTCAACCGCGCCGTCGCCAAATATCGGGCTGCACTGGCAATAGATCCTCAATTTTCAGACGCCCACAACAATTTGGCGAATGCGTTGGCGGATCTGGCGCGCGCAGAGTATCCTCGCAGCGACAATGGGATACTGAGAGAAGCATTTTATCATTACGAAGCGGCGCTCCGACACACCCAGACGCCCGACATCGTTCACAATAATTTTGCCAAGGCATTACATGATTTGGCGCGGATCACGGACGACCTCGTGCTGTTTAAGAAGTCGATGGTGCATTTCCAAGCTGCGGGAGCGGCTAATCCAAACTATTTCAGCGTCTATTTGAGCTGGGGCCACGCACTTGCCGATCTCGCCCGTAGCACCGGCGCCCCCAAAAGCTATAAGGCGGCATTTGAGAAATACCGCCGGGCTGCAGAGATTGAGCCGACGGATACAGCCGCGCATCACAGCTGGTATTATACTATCCTGGAATTTGCGAAGAAATTGAAGGGAAAAGAAAAGGCGGCTTATTTGAAGCAGGCCGCGGCCGTGTCCGCTGAACAGAAGCGCCGGCGGCGCAATCTGGAGCGCCGCATTCTGCGGTCCGAGGGAGCGAAGTAG